GTGAACTGGTGCAGCGAGCAGGTGTCCGGCAGCGCCAACAAGCGCACCGGCTCGCCTCGCGCCACGCGCAGGCCGGTGGCGCCCAGCCATGCGAGCGATTCGCGCCGGATCAGCGAGGCCTTGACGCCCTGCGCCGAAGATGACGACGACGCGCCCGCGATGTCCATCGCCAGGCCGACGTCGAAGTCGCCGTGGGCATAGGCGGCCCGCAGCGCGTCGCTCTTCAGGATGGTCACGTTCAGGCGCACCTGCGGATAGCTTTCTCCAAGGCGCCCCAGCAGCTGCGTGAGATCGCCGGGGCGGAAGTAGTCGGTCACGGCGAGCCGCAGCTCGCCCTGCAGCGTTTCGCCGTGCAGGTCGCGGAACGCCTCGTCGCTGAGCGCGAGGATGCGCCGCGCATACGCCAAGAGCCGCGTGCCCGCCTCGGTGGGCGCGACGCCGGCCTTGCTGCGCGTGAGCAGCGATTGCCCTGCCCGCTCCTCGAGCTTGCGCATCTGCTCGCTGACGGACGACTGCGAGAGGAACACGCGGGGCGCGGCGGCCGTGAGGCTGCCTGCGTCGATCACCGCGGCCAGGGTGCGAAGTTGTTCGAGGTCGAAGGTCTGCATGGCGCCATCCATCCGTTTAACCGATGGATGCCATCATATCTTCCCGCTTTTCCGATGACCAACGGAATCCCACAATCACCCCATCGTTCATTCATTTCCACAGGAGTCCACCATGCCCCACATCGTTGTCCATCTCTCCGGCGAACCCGACGCGGCCCTCACCCGCAAGACCGTCGACACCGTCGCCGAACTCACGCAGAGCGTGCTCGGCAAGCAGTTGCCGGTGATCGCCATCACGGTGCAGTACATCGCCGCCGACGCCTGGTTCATCGGAGGCCAGACGCTGGCGTCGCTGGGCAAGTCGGCCTTTCACCTGGACATCAGCATCACCGACGAAACCAACACCAAGGCCGAGAAGGCGCGCTACCTGCGCGAGGTGCACGCGGCCATGGCGAAGATCCGGCCCGACCTGCACGAGGTGTCGTACATCCATGTGATCGACGCGCGCGGCGCGGCCTACGGCTACGGTGGAAAGACCCAGGAGTACCGGCACCAGCAGGCCGGGGTTTGAAGCTCTTCCCGGTGCCCCGGGGGCATGGCACCATGCCGCCATGCCCTCCGGAAATCCGCACGCCGCCGACAGCCTCGGCAACCCGCTCACCCTCGACGACCCCGCCAGCCTCGTGCTGGTCGACGACTTCGTCATGGGCTTCATCTCGACCGAGGCGCGCGCCGTCAACCTCATCGCGCTGGCCGACACCGATGCAAGCCCCATCGTGCAGGCGTACTGCGCAACGCTGCACCTGTTTGCCGAATCGCGCGATGCCATGGCCAATGCACGGCCGTATCTCGCAAGAGCCCGTGCCGGCGCCGCGCGCGCCACGCCGCGCGAGCAGCGCTACATCGCGGCCATCGAGGCATGGGCCGACGGTGACATCGCCCGCGCCATTGCGCTGCATGCGGAGCAGGCGCGCGAATTTCCGCGCGACCTCGTCTCGGTCAAGCTCGGCCAGTACCACTGCTTCAACACCGGCGACTGCCCGGGCATGCTGCGGCTCGCGCTTGCGGTGCTGCCCGCCGCGGCCGAGGTGCCCTATGTGCACGGCATGGCGGCCTTCGGCTACGAGCAGTGCCACCTGATGCGCGAGGCCGAGGCCAGCGCGCGCCGTGCCATTGCCATGTGCCGCAAGGAGCCCTGGGCGCACCACGCGCTCGCGCATGTGATGCTCACCGAAGGCCGGCTCGCCGAAGGGCTGGCGTTCATGGAGAGCGTGAGCGACACCTGGACCGGCCTGAACTCCTTCATGGTCACGCACAACTGGTGGCACGTGGCGCTGTTCCTGATCGACCTGGGCCGCGATGCCGAGGCGCTCGCGGTGTACGACAAACACGCCTGGGGTGTGGTCAAGGACTACTCGCAGGACCAGATCGGCGCCGTGTCGCTGCTCGCGCGCCTGGAGCTCGCGGGCATCGACGTGGGTGCGCGCTGGGACGACGTGGCCGGCTACCTGCTGCAGCGGCAGGCCGACCATGTGCTGCCCTTTCTCGACCTGCAATACCTCTACGGTCTCGCGCGTGCCGGTCGGCCCGAGGCCGATGCGCTGCTGCGCAACATCGAGGCCTTCGCGCCCGGCGCACCGCCTTCCACGCGTGCCGCATGGCAGCGCGTCTGCGTGCCGGCCGCGCACGGGCTCGTGGCCCATGCGCGTGGCGACTTCGCGGGCGCCATCGACGGCCTGGGCGTCGCGCTGCCGCGCATGATCGAGATCGGCGGCAGCCATGCACAACGCGACCTGTTCGAGCAGGTGTACCTCGATGCGCTGGTGCGCACCGGAAGCGAATCCACGCTCGCCGCGGCGCAAGGCATCCTGCAGCAGCAGCTCAACGGCCAGCCCGAGTCGCTGAGGCTGCGGCGGCAGACGGGAGCCGTTTATGCACGGCTCGGCCTCGGGCAACTCGCCGCGAGCCTGCCCTTGCGCGGCTGATTGCGAAGGCTGCAGCAGCCATGCCTTCCCGTCATGGGAGGTGGCGCAAAAGGAATTAACGGCGGCGCGGATGCGACTCCTAAACTGGCCGCTCCACTCCGACACGATTCCTCTCCCCATGCAGAAGTCCCTCGTCATGCTGGCCGTGCTCGCGGCCCTCGCTCCGCTCCCACCCGCACTTCACGCCGCCACCGACAGCCCTGTCGAACTCGACCTCCTGCTGCGCGGCGGCACCGTCTACACAGGCGATGCCGACACGCCGGTCGTGGGTGACGTCGGCATCGTGGGCGACCGCATCGTCTTCGCGGGCAAGGCCGCACCCGCGCAGTTCAGGGCGCGGCGCGTCATCGATGCGAAAGGCATGGTCGTCGCACCGGGCTTCATCGATGCGCACACGCACGCCGACACCGACCTGCATTCCACCGATGCGCACAAGCGCCTGAACATTCCGTTCCTTACGCAGGGCGTGACCACTGCGGTGATCGGCAACGACGGCTTCGGTGGCTTCGACATCGCGGCGCAGGCGCAGCGCCTGCGCGCCACGCCGGTGGGCACCAACGTCGCGATGTACGTGGGCTTCGGGGCGGTGCGCATCGACCAGCTCGGCGAGGCCAACCGCGCCCCGACGCCCGCGCAGCTCGAGGCCATGAAGCAGCATGTGGGCCGCGCGATGTGCGAAGGCGCGCTGGGCCTGTCGACCGGCCTTTTCTATCCGCCGCAGAACTTCTCGAAGACCGAAGAGGTCATCGAACTCGCGAAGATCGCCGCCCGGCACGGGGGCCTCTACGACAGCCACATCCGCGACGAGTCGATGTACAACATCGGCCTGAAGGGTGCGATCGACGAGGTGATCCACATCGGCCACGAGGCGCACCTGCCGGTGCATGTGGCGCACATCAAGGCGCTGGGCGTGGACGTGCAGGGCCAGAGCGGCGACATCATCCGCCGCATCGAGAAGGAACGCGCCGCGGGCCTGGACATCACGGCCGACCACTATCCCTGGACGGCTTCGAGCACGCGCTTCTCCGCCGCGCTGGTGCCGCCGTGGGCAGTCGACGGCGGCCGCGCGGCGATGCTGCAGCGCTTCGACGATGCGGCCGTGCAGGAGCGCCTTCGCACCGGCATGCGCGAGAACCTGCGCCTGCGCGGCGGACCGGACACCATCCTGTTTTCCGCCGGCAGCACCAAGTACGTCGGCAAGACGCTGGCCGATGTGGCCAAGGGCGCGAACGCCGATCCGGTGGACGCTGCCATCGCGGTGCTGCGCGACGGCGACCTGATGATCGCCTCATTCAACCAGAGCGACGACGACGTGCGGGCGTTCATGAAGCGGCCGTGGGTCATGACCTCTTCCGATTCGTCGCAGGGCCACCCGCGCGCCTACGGGACCTTCGCGCGCAAGTACGACCAGTACGTGGTGAAGGAGCGCACCATTTCGATGGGGCAGTTCATCCGCAGCAGCTCGTCCCTCACGGCCGACACGCTGGGCCTGCAGCAGCGCGGACACCTGCGGCCCGGCTACTACGCCGACGTGGTGGTGTTCGACCCGGCGCGCTATGCGGCGAAGGCCACGTACACGCAGCCGACCCTGCTGTCGGAAGGCGTGGTCACGGTGCTGGTGAACGGCCGGCTCGCGGTCGATGGCGGCAAGCCCACGGGCGTGGGGGCCGGGGTGCCGCTGCTGCGCGTGCCGAAGGCGGGCAGCTGCGGCTGAAGAGAGGTCGAGGCCGGAGCCTCAGCCCTTGCTCTTGAGATGCCGCGTCTGGTCGTAGGTCGGCTGCGGCGGCAGGTCGGCGAGGTGGCGCGTGTCGGCCCACTCGACGATCTCGATCACATCCGGCGCGGCCGGGTCGGCGATGCGGATGCGGTTGAAGCCCGCATTCGGAATGTCGCTCTGGCGCGGCCCGCTCAAGCTCAGGCCCTTGGCTGTGCGCCACACCATGTCGAGCACGCCGCCATGGGTGACGACGATCAGGTGCTGACCCTTGTGGGCGGTGGCGACGGTGCCGAGCGCCGCAATGATGCGTGCATGGAATTCACGCGCCGTCTCGCCCTCGGGCATCGCGTGGTCTTCGCGGAACTCCAGCCACTCTTCCCACGCGCGCGGGTGCAGGGTCTGGATCTCGTCGGAGCGCATGCCCTCGACGATGCCGAAGTACTGCTCCCGCAATCCCGCCGAAGTGACCACCGGCAGCGACAGCTGCAGCGCCGCCGGGGCCGCCGTCTGCTGGGCGCGCATGAGGTCGCTGCTGATCAACTGCTGCGCCGTCTCGCCCGCCAGGCGCAGGCCGATGCGTCTGGCCTGTTCATGGCCGATGTCGTTGAGCGGCACATCCGCATGCCCCTGGAAGCGCAGTTCGCGGTTCCAGGCGGTTTCGCCGTGACGGATCAGGATGATGTCGGTGGTGGTGTCAGGTTTGGGCGTTGGCATTGCCGCCCATTTTCCACCGAGCGCATGACGCTCAGGTTTTTGCGGCTGCGAGCTGTTGCACAGCCGCCACCGCTTCGCTGGCGAAGCCCATGCCGACGCGCGCGGGCGACGGTGTGAGCAGCGCCAGCACCCAGGCGATCACGAAGCCACCGACGATGGCGCAGATCACCACCACCGCGGTGTACGCAATCGCCTTGTCAGCCGGGCACTTCATCAGCACCGGCAGGCCCAGGTAGATCAGGTAGATGCCGTAGAGCGCCGCCACCGCACCCAGCACCGACAGCGAAGGCAGCAGGCTGAAGATGCCGCCGACGAAGCCCGCCGTGCTCGCATAGGCCGACAGCTTGAGCGCGCTGATCTGGCTCTTGGTGCCCTCGAAGGTCGGCGCCATGGCATCGATGATGAGCGCCAGCACGAACACCATCACCAGCGACAGCACATAGCCCACCACCATGTTGGCGAGCCCCGCGACGATCGGCACGCGAAAGTTGACGCCGAACATCCCGAGGCCGACCACCGAGAGGCCGATGAAGCTCGCCACCGCCGGAATGAGCGCGAGGATCATCACGTAGTTCTTGTAGAGCGAAGCGGCATCGGCCGGCTCCGCGTCGATCACGGGCCAGGTGGCCTTGGGCTTGAGCAGGATGTCCTGCACGCGTTGAACCAGGTTCATTTGTTGTCCTCGACATGAAGCACGAATGCGCGCGCGGGGTGCGTCGCGCAGCGCCGGAAAGTATGTCGATCAAGACCCGCGATGGCTGCTGGCCATGAAGCCTATGCCGTGACCTATGCCGTTGTGCCGGCTTGCCACGATCGCGCAAAATCGCCCCATGCCCCACCTTGTCCTGCTGCCCGGCCTCGCCTGCGACGAGCGCCTCTGGGAGGCCCAGCGGCCTGCCCTTTCTTCCGCCTTCGACGCCCGCGTGAGCGACGTCCAGACGCGCAACAACACCATCGAAGCCATGGCCGCGGCCGTGCTGCGCGAGCACGCGGGACCGCTGGTGCTCTGCGGCGCGTCCATGGGGGGCATGGTCGCGATGGAAGCGGCCCGCCAGGCGCCCGAACGCATCGCCGGGCTCGCCCTGCTCGGCACCAGCGCGCGGCCCGAGACGCCCGAGATGTTCACGTTGCGCGAAGGCGCCATCGAACTCTTCGAGCGCGGCGAGGCGCGCGACGTGATCGAGGCGAATGTCTATTTCGCCTTCCATCCCACGCAGGCCGACGACCCGGTGCTGGTGCGGCGCTATCTCGACATCGTGCTGGGCGCCGGCACGGCCCAGCTCATCGGCCAGAACCGCGCGGTGATGCGACGCCCCGATGCGCGCACCCACCTGGCCTCGCTGCGCGCACCGGTGTTGCTGATGTGCGGCGACGACGACAAGCTCGCACCGCCCGAGCACACACGCGAGATGGCGGCGCTGCTGCCGCAGGCCGAGGTGGTGTGGGTGCCGCAGTGCGGCCACATGCTGACGATGGAGAAGCCTGAATTCGTCAACGCGGCGTTGAACGCCTGGCTCGCGAAAGCGTTTCCGTCGGCCTGAAAGGGCTCAGTGCAGCTGGCCGCCTGTCTCGGCCACGTCCTGCTTCACCGCGAGCGCGGTGGCGACCGCGATCCGCAGCGCCTCGGTCATCGTGGCGAGCGACATGCTCGGCGCACCCGGAAAGCGCGCCGCCTGCTCGGGCAGGTAGGGAATGTGGATGAAGCCACCCCGCAAGCCCGGCAAGCCGGGCACGGGATGCGTCGCAATGCGGTGCATCAGCCCATAGAAGATGTGGTTGCAGACGAAGGTGCCCGCGCTGTTCGACACCGAAGACGGAATGCCGGCAGCGCGCAGGTCGCGCACGATGGCCTTGATCGGCAGCGTCGAGAAATACGCGGCGGGCGCGCCAGCCACCACCGGCAGGTCGATCGGCTGGTGGCCCGCGTTGTCGGCGATGCGCCCGTCGTCGATGTTGATCGCGATGCGCTCGGGCGTGATCTCCGAGCGTCCGCCGGCCTGGCCGATGCAGAGCACCAGTTGCGGCTTCAGTTCGTCCATGGCGTCGGCCAGCGCCTCGATAGCGTCGCCGAAGACGCAGGGCATCTGGCGGGCATGCACGGTCGCACCGCCGATCTTCGCGCCATCGAGGGCGCGCACGGCCTCCCATGAGGGGTTGATGGCTTCGCGGTCGAAGGGGTCGAAGCCGGTGAGCAACACATGCAACGGCGGGGAGGATCTGGGTGACTTCGAGGGGGTCATGGGCCCGAAGTTACCGCAGAAAAGCTTCCCGGCGGGTGCCGCTATTGGATGCCGCTATTTCTTGGGTGCCAGGTCGAGCGGGCTGGCGGGCAAGTCCTTGCGCACGGGCTCTGGCTTCTGCTCGATCTTGCAGTCCTGGTCCTTGAACGGGCCGGTCTGCTTGATCCAGTCGGGGCTGATGCTGTTCTGCGAACAGACCAGCTGGCCGGTCGCCCTGTTCTTGAACAGATGGAAGCCGCCGCTGGGCTGCGCCAGCGCGGCACCGCAGAGCACGAGACCGGCAGCGAGCAACGGGAATCTGGATTTCATGGTCTTGCTCCTGGATGGGTTACAGCGCGGGCGACGTCGCCAGGCTCCTGGCCAGCGCCATCACCAGGTTGCGGGCCTGCGCCACGATGGAGTCGCGGCGGCCCTCGAAGGTTGCATCGGTGATCTTTCCGTCGCTGCCGCTGCCGAACGCGGTCATGACCGGTGTGTGGATGTGGCCGGCCGGGATGTTGAGCTTGAACGTGTCACGCATCAGGGTGTTGCGGTAGGCGCTGGCATTGGACAGGTAGTTGCCGCCTCCGCCCGATTGTGCGCAGTTGGTCTCCACCGGACTCGGCGTGCCGGC
This region of Variovorax sp. RKNM96 genomic DNA includes:
- a CDS encoding LysR substrate-binding domain-containing protein, coding for MQTFDLEQLRTLAAVIDAGSLTAAAPRVFLSQSSVSEQMRKLEERAGQSLLTRSKAGVAPTEAGTRLLAYARRILALSDEAFRDLHGETLQGELRLAVTDYFRPGDLTQLLGRLGESYPQVRLNVTILKSDALRAAYAHGDFDVGLAMDIAGASSSSSAQGVKASLIRRESLAWLGATGLRVARGEPVRLLALPDTCSLHQFTVALLRRRRVPYVLAHVASGVAGLQSALAAGLGVACLNESAVCEGVTRLAAPHGLPALPKVAFQFLPGRRGETGFVTRAREMLASHLV
- a CDS encoding histidine phosphatase family protein — translated: MPTPKPDTTTDIILIRHGETAWNRELRFQGHADVPLNDIGHEQARRIGLRLAGETAQQLISSDLMRAQQTAAPAALQLSLPVVTSAGLREQYFGIVEGMRSDEIQTLHPRAWEEWLEFREDHAMPEGETAREFHARIIAALGTVATAHKGQHLIVVTHGGVLDMVWRTAKGLSLSGPRQSDIPNAGFNRIRIADPAAPDVIEIVEWADTRHLADLPPQPTYDQTRHLKSKG
- a CDS encoding amidohydrolase family protein — its product is MQKSLVMLAVLAALAPLPPALHAATDSPVELDLLLRGGTVYTGDADTPVVGDVGIVGDRIVFAGKAAPAQFRARRVIDAKGMVVAPGFIDAHTHADTDLHSTDAHKRLNIPFLTQGVTTAVIGNDGFGGFDIAAQAQRLRATPVGTNVAMYVGFGAVRIDQLGEANRAPTPAQLEAMKQHVGRAMCEGALGLSTGLFYPPQNFSKTEEVIELAKIAARHGGLYDSHIRDESMYNIGLKGAIDEVIHIGHEAHLPVHVAHIKALGVDVQGQSGDIIRRIEKERAAGLDITADHYPWTASSTRFSAALVPPWAVDGGRAAMLQRFDDAAVQERLRTGMRENLRLRGGPDTILFSAGSTKYVGKTLADVAKGANADPVDAAIAVLRDGDLMIASFNQSDDDVRAFMKRPWVMTSSDSSQGHPRAYGTFARKYDQYVVKERTISMGQFIRSSSSLTADTLGLQQRGHLRPGYYADVVVFDPARYAAKATYTQPTLLSEGVVTVLVNGRLAVDGGKPTGVGAGVPLLRVPKAGSCG
- a CDS encoding alpha/beta fold hydrolase; amino-acid sequence: MPHLVLLPGLACDERLWEAQRPALSSAFDARVSDVQTRNNTIEAMAAAVLREHAGPLVLCGASMGGMVAMEAARQAPERIAGLALLGTSARPETPEMFTLREGAIELFERGEARDVIEANVYFAFHPTQADDPVLVRRYLDIVLGAGTAQLIGQNRAVMRRPDARTHLASLRAPVLLMCGDDDKLAPPEHTREMAALLPQAEVVWVPQCGHMLTMEKPEFVNAALNAWLAKAFPSA
- a CDS encoding 4-oxalocrotonate tautomerase → MPHIVVHLSGEPDAALTRKTVDTVAELTQSVLGKQLPVIAITVQYIAADAWFIGGQTLASLGKSAFHLDISITDETNTKAEKARYLREVHAAMAKIRPDLHEVSYIHVIDARGAAYGYGGKTQEYRHQQAGV
- a CDS encoding Yip1 family protein, whose product is MNLVQRVQDILLKPKATWPVIDAEPADAASLYKNYVMILALIPAVASFIGLSVVGLGMFGVNFRVPIVAGLANMVVGYVLSLVMVFVLALIIDAMAPTFEGTKSQISALKLSAYASTAGFVGGIFSLLPSLSVLGAVAALYGIYLIYLGLPVLMKCPADKAIAYTAVVVICAIVGGFVIAWVLALLTPSPARVGMGFASEAVAAVQQLAAAKT
- the pcp gene encoding pyroglutamyl-peptidase I; translation: MTPSKSPRSSPPLHVLLTGFDPFDREAINPSWEAVRALDGAKIGGATVHARQMPCVFGDAIEALADAMDELKPQLVLCIGQAGGRSEITPERIAINIDDGRIADNAGHQPIDLPVVAGAPAAYFSTLPIKAIVRDLRAAGIPSSVSNSAGTFVCNHIFYGLMHRIATHPVPGLPGLRGGFIHIPYLPEQAARFPGAPSMSLATMTEALRIAVATALAVKQDVAETGGQLH
- a CDS encoding tetratricopeptide repeat protein, which gives rise to MPSGNPHAADSLGNPLTLDDPASLVLVDDFVMGFISTEARAVNLIALADTDASPIVQAYCATLHLFAESRDAMANARPYLARARAGAARATPREQRYIAAIEAWADGDIARAIALHAEQAREFPRDLVSVKLGQYHCFNTGDCPGMLRLALAVLPAAAEVPYVHGMAAFGYEQCHLMREAEASARRAIAMCRKEPWAHHALAHVMLTEGRLAEGLAFMESVSDTWTGLNSFMVTHNWWHVALFLIDLGRDAEALAVYDKHAWGVVKDYSQDQIGAVSLLARLELAGIDVGARWDDVAGYLLQRQADHVLPFLDLQYLYGLARAGRPEADALLRNIEAFAPGAPPSTRAAWQRVCVPAAHGLVAHARGDFAGAIDGLGVALPRMIEIGGSHAQRDLFEQVYLDALVRTGSESTLAAAQGILQQQLNGQPESLRLRRQTGAVYARLGLGQLAASLPLRG